The following proteins come from a genomic window of Pseudomonas hygromyciniae:
- a CDS encoding cold-shock protein, with product MSNRQTGTVKWFNDEKGFGFITPQSGDDLFVHFKAIQSDGFKSLKEGQQVSFIATRGQKGMQAEEVQVI from the coding sequence ATGTCTAATCGCCAAACTGGTACCGTTAAGTGGTTCAACGATGAAAAAGGCTTCGGCTTCATCACTCCACAATCCGGTGACGACCTGTTCGTTCACTTCAAAGCTATCCAATCCGACGGCTTCAAAAGCCTGAAAGAAGGCCAACAGGTTTCTTTCATCGCTACCCGCGGTCAGAAAGGCATGCAAGCTGAAGAAGTTCAAGTTATCTAA
- a CDS encoding ABC transporter ATP-binding protein, protein MYKLTVEGLHKSYGDHEVLKGVSLKAKSGDVISLIGASGSGKSTFLRCINFLEQPNDGAMSLDGQPIRMVSDRHGMRVADEAELQRLRTRLAMVFQHFNLWSHMSVLENITMAPRRVLGCSKKDAEDRARRYLDKVGLPARVAEQYPAFLSGGQQQRVAIARALAMEPEVMLFDEPTSALDPELVGEVLKVIQGLAEEGRTMIMVTHEMSFARKVSSQVLFLHHGLVEEEGTPQEVLGNPKSERLRQFLSGNLK, encoded by the coding sequence ATGTACAAACTGACCGTTGAAGGCCTGCATAAGAGCTATGGCGACCATGAAGTGCTCAAAGGTGTATCGCTGAAGGCCAAAAGCGGTGATGTGATCAGCCTGATCGGCGCCAGCGGCTCGGGCAAAAGCACCTTCCTGCGTTGCATCAACTTCCTTGAACAACCCAATGACGGCGCCATGAGCCTCGATGGCCAGCCGATCCGCATGGTCAGCGACCGCCATGGTATGCGCGTGGCCGACGAGGCCGAGCTACAACGGCTGCGCACCCGCCTGGCGATGGTATTTCAGCATTTCAACCTGTGGAGCCATATGAGCGTGCTGGAGAACATCACCATGGCCCCCCGCAGGGTCTTGGGGTGTAGCAAAAAGGACGCCGAGGACCGCGCCCGGCGTTATCTGGACAAGGTTGGGCTGCCGGCACGGGTAGCCGAGCAGTATCCAGCATTCCTCTCCGGTGGCCAGCAACAGCGGGTGGCTATCGCGCGCGCCCTGGCGATGGAGCCGGAGGTGATGCTGTTTGACGAGCCGACATCGGCTCTGGACCCGGAGTTGGTGGGCGAAGTGCTGAAGGTGATTCAGGGTTTGGCTGAAGAGGGCCGGACCATGATCATGGTGACCCACGAGATGAGTTTCGCGCGCAAGGTATCCAGCCAGGTGCTGTTTTTGCACCATGGCCTGGTGGAAGAGGAAGGCACACCGCAAGAGGTGCTCGGCAACCCGAAAAGCGAGCGTTTGCGGCAGTTTTTGAGTGGCAACCTGAAATAA
- a CDS encoding ABC transporter permease yields MIELLQEYWRPFLYSDGQHMTGLAMTMWLLTASICIGFVVSIPLSIARVSPNRWVRWPVQFYTYLFRGTPLYIQLLICYTGIYSLAAIRAQPVLDAFFRDAMNCTLLAFALNTCAYTTEIFAGAIRSMAHGEVEAAKAYGLSGWKLYAYVIMPSALRRSLPYYSNEVILMLHSTTVAFTATIPDILKVARDANSATFLTFQSFGIAALIYLTVTFTLVGLFRLAERRWLAFLGPSH; encoded by the coding sequence ATGATCGAACTCTTACAGGAATACTGGCGCCCCTTCCTCTACAGCGACGGCCAGCACATGACCGGCCTGGCCATGACGATGTGGCTGCTCACGGCCTCGATCTGCATCGGTTTCGTGGTGTCGATCCCGCTATCCATCGCCCGCGTCTCGCCCAACCGCTGGGTACGCTGGCCGGTGCAGTTTTACACCTACCTGTTTCGCGGCACGCCGCTCTACATCCAGTTGCTGATTTGCTACACCGGCATCTACAGCCTGGCTGCCATTCGTGCGCAGCCGGTGCTGGATGCGTTCTTTCGCGACGCAATGAATTGCACCCTCCTCGCGTTTGCCCTCAACACCTGCGCCTACACCACGGAGATCTTCGCCGGGGCCATTCGCAGCATGGCCCACGGTGAGGTCGAGGCGGCGAAAGCTTATGGCCTGAGCGGCTGGAAACTGTATGCCTACGTGATCATGCCCTCGGCCCTGCGTCGTTCATTGCCGTACTACAGTAATGAAGTGATCCTGATGCTGCACTCGACGACGGTGGCCTTTACCGCGACGATCCCGGACATCCTCAAAGTGGCCCGGGACGCCAACTCGGCCACCTTCCTCACGTTCCAATCGTTTGGTATCGCTGCGCTGATCTACCTGACCGTGACCTTTACCCTGGTCGGTCTGTTTCGTCTGGCGGAGCGTCGCTGGCTGGCCTTTCTCGGGCCTAGCCATTAA
- a CDS encoding LEA type 2 family protein, producing MVNRLRSYSCLLALTIGLSGCASWFADDTPPPQIHLIKVDLVRAKLLEQKFKLHFRVDNPGDSDLTVRGLIYKISLADVELTEGESNEWLTIPPHRRGFFKVTVRTNLWPQVRQIADLLKNPDRPIPYRLEGELKTGLFIGNDVHVMRNDEIIPADFIPERHQ from the coding sequence ATGGTCAACCGATTACGAAGCTATAGCTGTTTACTGGCACTGACCATTGGCCTCTCGGGCTGCGCGTCCTGGTTCGCCGATGACACGCCGCCACCGCAAATCCACCTGATCAAGGTCGATCTGGTACGCGCCAAGCTGTTGGAGCAGAAGTTCAAGCTGCACTTTCGCGTGGATAACCCCGGCGACTCGGACCTCACCGTGCGCGGCTTGATCTATAAGATCAGCCTGGCTGACGTGGAGCTGACCGAAGGCGAATCCAACGAGTGGCTGACCATACCGCCCCATCGCCGGGGTTTTTTCAAGGTCACGGTGCGCACCAACCTGTGGCCACAGGTACGGCAAATCGCCGACCTGTTGAAAAACCCGGACCGCCCTATCCCCTATCGCCTGGAAGGTGAACTGAAAACCGGATTATTCATCGGTAACGACGTGCACGTGATGCGCAATGACGAGATAATCCCCGCCGATTTTATTCCGGAGCGACACCAATGA
- a CDS encoding SEC-C metal-binding domain-containing protein, with product MTQQPHVHGPDCNHDHDHDHHDHGHVHGPNCGHAHQEPVRNALKDVGRNDPCPCGSEKKFKKCHGA from the coding sequence ATGACTCAGCAACCCCATGTCCATGGTCCTGACTGCAACCACGATCACGATCACGATCATCACGACCATGGCCATGTCCACGGCCCGAACTGCGGCCATGCCCACCAGGAACCGGTGCGCAACGCCCTGAAAGACGTTGGCCGCAACGATCCGTGCCCGTGCGGCAGTGAGAAAAAGTTCAAGAAGTGCCACGGCGCCTGA
- a CDS encoding transporter substrate-binding domain-containing protein — translation MKKALLTLSALALCMAAGTALAKEYKELRFGVDPSYAPFESKAADGSLVGFDIDLGNAICAQLKVKCKWVESDFDGMIPGLKAKKFDGVISSMTVTPAREKVIDFSSELFSGPTSYVFKKGAGLSEDIASLKGKTVGYEQGTIQEAYAKAVLDKAGVKTQAYQNQDQVYADLTSGRLDASIQDMLQAELGFLKSPQGADYEVSKPVDSEMLPSKTAVGIAKGNKELKALLDKGIKALHDDGTYATIQKKHFGDLNLYSGK, via the coding sequence ATGAAAAAAGCATTGCTGACCCTTTCTGCACTCGCTCTGTGCATGGCCGCCGGTACCGCCTTGGCCAAGGAATACAAGGAATTGCGTTTTGGTGTGGACCCTTCCTACGCGCCGTTTGAATCCAAGGCCGCAGACGGCAGCCTGGTGGGCTTCGACATCGACCTGGGCAACGCCATTTGTGCGCAGCTGAAGGTCAAGTGCAAGTGGGTAGAAAGCGACTTTGACGGCATGATCCCGGGCCTCAAAGCCAAGAAGTTCGACGGCGTGATTTCGTCCATGACCGTAACCCCGGCCCGCGAGAAGGTTATCGACTTCTCCAGCGAGCTATTTTCCGGGCCCACTTCCTACGTGTTCAAGAAAGGCGCCGGCCTGAGCGAAGATATTGCGTCCCTCAAGGGCAAGACCGTCGGTTATGAGCAAGGCACCATCCAGGAAGCCTATGCCAAGGCCGTGCTGGACAAAGCCGGGGTCAAAACCCAGGCCTACCAGAACCAGGACCAGGTGTATGCCGACCTGACCTCGGGCCGCCTCGATGCATCGATCCAGGACATGCTGCAGGCCGAACTGGGCTTTTTGAAGTCGCCACAAGGCGCGGACTACGAAGTCAGCAAGCCGGTGGACAGCGAAATGCTGCCCTCCAAAACCGCCGTGGGTATCGCGAAAGGTAACAAAGAGCTGAAAGCCCTCTTGGATAAAGGTATCAAAGCGTTACACGATGATGGCACCTACGCCACTATCCAGAAAAAACACTTTGGCGATCTGAACCTGTACAGCGGCAAGTAA
- the rpoS gene encoding RNA polymerase sigma factor RpoS: MALSKEAPEFDIDDEVLLMETGIGTESMSNEGPAVPSVRTKSKNSTALKQHKYIDYTRALDATQLYLNEIGFSPLLTPEEEVHFARLSQKGDPAGRKRMIESNLRLVVKIARRYVNRGLSLLDLIEEGNLGLIRAVEKFDPERGFRFSTYATWWIRQTIERAIMNQTRTIRLPIHVVKELNVYLRAARELTQKLDHEPSPEEIANLLEKPVGEVKRMLGLNERVSSVDVSLGPDSDKTLLDTLTDDRPTDPCELLQDDDLSQSIDQWLSELTDKQREVVIRRFGLRGHESSTLEDVGLEIGLTRERVRQIQVEGLKRLREILEKNGLSSESLFQ, from the coding sequence ATGGCTCTCAGTAAAGAAGCGCCGGAGTTTGACATCGACGATGAGGTTCTCCTTATGGAGACCGGCATCGGTACGGAATCGATGTCGAATGAGGGACCCGCTGTACCTTCAGTTCGTACCAAGTCCAAAAACTCCACAGCGTTAAAACAGCATAAGTATATTGATTACACCCGGGCGCTCGATGCTACCCAGTTGTACCTCAATGAAATCGGCTTTTCCCCCTTGCTCACTCCCGAAGAAGAAGTCCATTTTGCGCGACTGTCGCAAAAGGGCGATCCGGCTGGGCGCAAGCGCATGATTGAAAGCAACTTGCGCCTGGTGGTGAAAATCGCCCGACGCTATGTCAATCGTGGGCTGTCGCTGTTGGACCTGATCGAAGAGGGCAACCTCGGCTTGATCCGGGCAGTAGAGAAGTTCGACCCCGAGCGGGGTTTTCGCTTCTCGACCTACGCTACGTGGTGGATTCGCCAGACCATTGAGCGCGCAATCATGAATCAGACCCGGACCATCCGGTTGCCGATTCATGTCGTCAAGGAGCTGAACGTGTACCTGCGGGCGGCACGTGAGCTCACCCAGAAACTTGATCATGAACCTTCGCCTGAAGAGATCGCCAACCTGCTGGAAAAACCAGTGGGAGAGGTCAAGCGCATGCTGGGTCTTAATGAGCGTGTGTCTTCGGTCGATGTCTCGCTGGGTCCGGACTCGGATAAAACCCTGCTGGACACCCTTACGGATGACCGACCAACGGATCCGTGTGAGCTGTTGCAGGACGATGACTTGTCACAAAGCATCGACCAATGGCTTTCAGAACTGACGGACAAGCAGCGAGAGGTGGTGATTCGCCGCTTCGGCCTGCGTGGCCATGAAAGCAGCACCCTGGAAGATGTTGGCCTGGAGATTGGCTTGACCCGTGAGCGGGTGCGGCAGATCCAGGTGGAGGGTCTCAAGCGCTTGCGGGAGATCCTGGAGAAGAATGGTCTGTCGAGCGAGTCGTTGTTTCAATAA
- a CDS encoding penicillin acylase family protein, whose translation MASPALSRFLPRFGVAAAVASALGLAGCQSLNSQDTLPPVSGVQPLKGLAQNVSVRRNSQGMPLIESNTFHDALFTLGYVHASDRINQMVTLRLLAQGRLAEMSGPDVLDVDRFMRAVNLKKSASELYNASSPRLKRFFEVYARGVNAYLFRYREKLPTDLAKTGYKPEYWKPEDSALLFCLLNFSESANLQEELSALVLAQKVGADKFAWLTPSYPDEPLPMAESDKLKGVNLGQIPGLATLNSINERLGSLNTLGVSTSSNWAIAPQRSRSGRSLLANDLSTPMQAPSLWNFVQIRAPKYQAVGVSIAGIPTLLSGFNGKVAWSMSQVSGDTQDLFLEKVKRQGSALYYEHNGKWLPAIVRNETFFAKGQRPIREAVYETRHGPLLNSAQSLTSGYGLALQTADFKDDKSLDAFFDLSRAQNVEKASDASREIRAIPLNMVFADASNIGWQVTGRFPNRREGEGLLPSPGWDGRYDWDGFADAMLHPYDQDPPQGWVGTANQRSVPHGYGMQLSNSWAAPERSERLAQLAGNGKHDSRSVIAMQYDQTTLFAAKLKSMFQAPGMAQPLKQAIEALPAVERAKAQETLGRLMAFDGRLAATSSDAAIYQLFMQESSKQIFLDELGPQTSATWKAFVSNANLSYAAQADHLLGREDSPFWDDLHTPNKEDKPAILSRSLAAAITAGDSQLGTDHKAWQWGKLHSYTWKNTSGQTLRGPLAAGGDHTTLNAAPYNWGQDFATTQVQALRMIVDFGQVEPMMGQGGIGQSGNPASPYYANGIDPWLKAQYLSFPMQPQNFDKVYGKTRLTLVPGK comes from the coding sequence ATGGCCTCGCCAGCCCTCTCACGTTTTCTTCCCCGGTTCGGCGTTGCCGCGGCAGTGGCCAGTGCCTTGGGCCTGGCCGGTTGCCAGTCACTGAACAGCCAGGACACCCTGCCGCCTGTTTCCGGCGTACAGCCGCTCAAGGGCCTGGCGCAAAATGTCTCCGTGCGGCGCAACAGCCAGGGCATGCCGCTGATTGAAAGCAACACCTTCCACGACGCACTGTTCACCCTGGGTTATGTGCACGCCAGCGACCGGATCAACCAGATGGTCACCCTGCGCCTGCTGGCCCAGGGCCGCCTGGCAGAAATGTCCGGGCCGGATGTGCTGGATGTCGACCGCTTTATGCGCGCGGTCAACCTCAAGAAAAGCGCCAGCGAGCTGTACAACGCGTCGTCACCACGCCTCAAGCGCTTCTTCGAAGTCTATGCCCGCGGGGTCAACGCCTACCTGTTCCGCTACCGTGAAAAACTGCCTACGGATCTGGCCAAGACTGGCTACAAGCCCGAATACTGGAAGCCAGAGGATTCGGCGCTGCTGTTCTGCCTGCTCAATTTCAGTGAGTCGGCCAACCTGCAGGAAGAGTTGTCCGCCTTGGTACTGGCGCAAAAAGTCGGCGCCGATAAATTCGCCTGGCTGACCCCAAGCTACCCGGACGAGCCACTGCCTATGGCGGAGTCCGACAAGCTCAAGGGCGTCAACCTCGGGCAGATTCCCGGCCTTGCCACGCTCAACAGCATCAACGAGCGCCTGGGCAGCCTCAATACCCTGGGGGTTTCCACCTCCAGCAACTGGGCCATCGCCCCACAACGCAGCCGCAGTGGTCGCAGCCTGCTGGCCAACGACCTGTCGACGCCGATGCAGGCGCCGTCCCTGTGGAATTTCGTACAAATCCGCGCGCCGAAATACCAGGCGGTCGGGGTGTCGATTGCCGGGATACCTACGCTGCTTTCCGGTTTCAATGGCAAGGTGGCCTGGAGCATGAGCCAGGTGTCCGGCGATACCCAGGACCTGTTCCTGGAGAAGGTCAAACGCCAGGGCAGCGCGTTGTACTACGAGCACAACGGCAAATGGCTACCGGCCATCGTGCGTAACGAAACCTTCTTCGCCAAGGGCCAGCGGCCGATTCGCGAGGCGGTGTACGAAACCCGCCACGGGCCGTTGCTCAACAGCGCCCAGTCGCTGACCAGCGGCTACGGCCTGGCCCTGCAAACCGCCGATTTCAAGGACGACAAGAGCCTGGATGCGTTTTTCGACCTGTCCCGGGCGCAGAACGTGGAAAAAGCTTCGGACGCCAGCCGTGAGATTCGCGCCATCCCCCTGAACATGGTGTTTGCCGACGCCAGCAATATCGGCTGGCAGGTCACCGGGCGCTTCCCCAACCGCCGCGAAGGCGAAGGCCTGCTGCCATCCCCAGGCTGGGACGGGCGCTATGATTGGGACGGCTTCGCCGACGCGATGCTGCATCCCTACGACCAGGACCCACCCCAGGGCTGGGTCGGTACGGCCAACCAGCGCAGCGTGCCCCACGGCTATGGCATGCAACTGTCCAACTCCTGGGCCGCACCAGAACGCAGCGAACGCCTGGCGCAGTTGGCCGGCAACGGCAAGCACGACAGCCGTAGCGTGATTGCCATGCAATACGACCAAACCACACTGTTCGCCGCCAAGCTCAAAAGCATGTTCCAGGCGCCAGGTATGGCCCAGCCTCTGAAACAGGCGATCGAGGCCCTGCCGGCCGTCGAACGGGCCAAGGCCCAGGAAACCCTGGGCCGCCTGATGGCGTTCGACGGGCGCCTGGCAGCCACGTCGAGCGATGCTGCGATCTACCAACTGTTTATGCAGGAAAGCTCCAAGCAGATTTTCCTCGATGAACTGGGCCCGCAAACCAGTGCCACCTGGAAAGCCTTTGTCAGCAACGCCAACCTGTCCTACGCCGCCCAGGCCGATCATCTGTTGGGGCGTGAAGACAGCCCGTTTTGGGATGACCTGCACACCCCCAACAAAGAAGACAAGCCGGCGATTCTCTCCCGCAGCCTGGCCGCCGCGATCACTGCCGGCGATAGCCAACTGGGCACGGATCACAAGGCTTGGCAGTGGGGCAAATTGCATAGCTACACCTGGAAAAACACCAGTGGCCAGACCCTGCGCGGCCCGTTGGCCGCAGGGGGCGATCACACTACGTTGAACGCCGCGCCCTACAACTGGGGGCAGGATTTCGCCACCACCCAAGTCCAGGCCCTACGCATGATTGTGGATTTCGGCCAAGTGGAACCCATGATGGGCCAGGGCGGGATCGGCCAATCCGGCAACCCTGCCAGCCCGTACTATGCCAATGGCATCGATCCGTGGCTCAAAGCGCAGTACCTGAGCTTCCCGATGCAGCCGCAGAACTTTGACAAGGTGTACGGCAAGACCCGATTGACTCTGGTCCCAGGGAAATAA
- a CDS encoding peptidoglycan DD-metalloendopeptidase family protein, with translation MSLTVIAQRMSKTSFQRLVIGLVLSSLLAACSSTGSGARVVDRNSAAPQRPTVTTGQYVVRKGDTMFSIAFRYGWDYKALAARNNIPVPYTIHPGQTIRFDGRTGSAPTAVVTKSGSSASSSSKTTVFTRPAGTVAAKPASKPAPAPLPPAGPAPTGWGWPSNGILIGKFSSNGSLNKGIDIAGDLGQPVLAASDGTVVYAGSGLRGYGELVIIKHSDTYVSAYGHNRRLLVREGQQVKVGQTIAEMGSTGTDRVKLHFEIRRQGKPVDPLQFLPRR, from the coding sequence GTGAGTCTCACAGTCATTGCGCAGCGTATGAGTAAAACGAGCTTTCAGCGACTGGTGATTGGCCTTGTCTTGAGTTCCTTGCTGGCTGCCTGCTCCAGCACGGGTAGCGGCGCGCGGGTTGTCGACCGCAATAGCGCGGCACCGCAACGGCCTACGGTGACCACCGGGCAATACGTGGTGCGCAAGGGCGATACGATGTTCTCGATCGCCTTCCGTTATGGCTGGGACTACAAGGCGCTAGCAGCGCGTAACAATATTCCTGTGCCCTATACGATACATCCGGGGCAAACCATCCGCTTCGATGGACGCACCGGTTCGGCGCCCACGGCAGTTGTGACAAAATCCGGTTCCTCGGCCTCGTCTTCCAGCAAGACTACGGTCTTCACTCGGCCTGCAGGCACCGTTGCGGCTAAGCCTGCGAGCAAGCCGGCCCCCGCGCCGTTGCCACCTGCGGGACCGGCGCCGACCGGTTGGGGATGGCCTTCAAATGGCATTCTTATTGGAAAATTCTCTTCAAACGGTAGTTTGAATAAAGGCATTGATATCGCCGGGGATTTGGGACAGCCTGTTTTAGCTGCGTCTGATGGGACCGTTGTATACGCCGGGAGTGGTTTACGGGGCTACGGCGAATTGGTCATCATCAAACACAGCGATACCTACGTCAGTGCCTACGGTCATAACCGCAGGTTGTTGGTTCGGGAGGGGCAGCAGGTCAAAGTCGGACAGACAATTGCCGAAATGGGGTCGACTGGTACAGACCGGGTGAAACTGCACTTTGAGATTCGCCGCCAAGGTAAACCTGTAGATCCACTGCAATTCCTACCCCGGCGTTGA
- a CDS encoding succinylglutamate desuccinylase/aspartoacylase family protein encodes MRQQIHPILAPVPGTARQIHSFHFGPEQAEGKIYIQSSLHADELPGMLVAWHLKARLAELAAAGRLRSKIVLVPVANPVGLEQVLMDIPLGRYELESGQNFNRLFVDLSDEVGNQVEGLLGGDARLNVALIRDSLRQALDRHLPATQLQSQRLVLQRLACDADMVLDLHCDFEAVAHLYTTPEAWPQVEPLARYIGAEASLLATDSGGQSFDECFTLLWWQLQQRFGERFAIPQGSFSVTLELRGQGDVNHGLASLDCQAIIDYLIRFGAISGEPAPLPDLPYPATPLAAVEPVATPVGGLLVFHALPGEYLEAGQLVAEVIDPIHDRISPVHCRHAGLLYARSLRRMATAGMVIAHVAGLTPYRSGYLLSP; translated from the coding sequence ATGCGGCAACAGATTCATCCCATCCTCGCACCGGTGCCTGGCACCGCACGGCAGATCCACAGCTTCCACTTCGGGCCAGAGCAGGCCGAAGGCAAAATCTATATCCAATCCTCGCTACACGCCGACGAACTACCCGGCATGCTGGTGGCCTGGCATTTGAAGGCACGCCTGGCGGAGTTGGCCGCCGCCGGCCGCCTGCGCAGCAAAATCGTGCTGGTGCCAGTAGCCAACCCGGTAGGCCTGGAACAGGTGCTGATGGATATTCCACTAGGCCGCTACGAACTGGAGAGCGGGCAGAATTTCAATCGCCTGTTTGTCGACCTCAGTGACGAGGTCGGCAATCAGGTCGAGGGCCTTCTGGGCGGCGATGCCAGGCTTAACGTCGCGCTGATCCGCGACAGCCTACGCCAGGCCCTCGACCGCCATCTACCGGCCACGCAGCTGCAATCCCAGCGCCTGGTACTGCAACGCCTGGCCTGTGATGCCGATATGGTGCTGGACCTGCATTGTGACTTCGAAGCCGTCGCCCATTTGTACACTACACCCGAGGCCTGGCCGCAGGTCGAGCCGTTGGCCCGCTACATCGGCGCCGAAGCCAGCCTGCTGGCCACCGACTCCGGTGGGCAATCCTTCGATGAGTGTTTCACCCTGCTCTGGTGGCAGTTGCAGCAACGTTTTGGCGAACGCTTCGCGATTCCCCAGGGCAGCTTTTCGGTGACACTGGAGTTGCGCGGCCAAGGTGATGTCAATCATGGCCTGGCCAGCCTCGATTGCCAGGCGATCATCGACTACCTGATCCGCTTTGGCGCCATCAGCGGCGAACCGGCGCCTCTGCCCGACTTGCCCTACCCCGCCACGCCACTGGCCGCCGTCGAGCCGGTAGCCACCCCGGTGGGCGGCCTGCTGGTGTTTCACGCGTTGCCAGGGGAATACCTGGAGGCCGGGCAGTTGGTCGCCGAGGTCATCGACCCCATTCACGACCGCATCAGCCCCGTTCATTGCCGGCATGCCGGTCTGCTGTATGCCCGTTCGCTTCGGCGCATGGCCACGGCCGGCATGGTGATTGCCCATGTCGCCGGCCTTACCCCCTATCGCAGTGGCTATTTACTATCGCCTTGA
- the dcd gene encoding dCTP deaminase: protein MSIKSDKWIRRMAQEHGMIEPFVERQMRGEGTERLISFGVSSYGYDVRCADEFKVFTNINSATVDPKNFDEKSFVDVKSDVCIIPPNSFALARTVEFFRIPRNVLTICLGKSTYARCGIIVNVTPLEPEWEGHVTLEFSNTTTLPAKIYANEGVAQMLFFESDEECEVSYKDRGGKYQGQRGVTLPRT from the coding sequence ATGAGCATCAAATCGGACAAGTGGATTCGCCGCATGGCGCAAGAGCACGGCATGATCGAACCCTTCGTCGAGCGCCAGATGCGCGGTGAGGGCACCGAACGCCTGATTTCGTTCGGGGTTTCCAGCTACGGCTACGATGTGCGTTGCGCCGATGAGTTCAAGGTGTTCACCAACATCAACTCGGCCACCGTCGATCCGAAAAACTTCGATGAAAAGAGCTTTGTCGATGTGAAGAGCGATGTGTGCATCATCCCGCCTAACTCCTTCGCCCTGGCGCGCACTGTCGAGTTTTTCCGTATCCCGCGTAATGTCCTGACCATCTGCCTGGGCAAGAGCACCTACGCGCGCTGCGGCATCATCGTCAACGTGACGCCGCTTGAGCCGGAATGGGAAGGCCACGTGACCCTGGAGTTCTCCAACACCACCACCTTGCCCGCGAAGATCTACGCCAACGAAGGCGTAGCGCAGATGTTGTTCTTCGAATCCGACGAAGAGTGCGAAGTGTCCTATAAGGACCGTGGCGGCAAGTACCAGGGCCAGCGCGGCGTCACTCTGCCACGCACCTGA
- a CDS encoding glutathione binding-like protein yields the protein MIDLYYWTTPNGHKISLFLEEAGLPYAVHPINIGQGDQFKPDFLKIAPNNRIPAIVDQQPSDGGAPISLFESGAILLYLAEKTGQFLPKDLRARQEVLQWLFWQMGGLGPMAGQNHHFSQFAPEKIPYAIKRYVDETARLYGVLDRRLADRSFVAGEAYSIADMAIYPWIVSHKWQSQRLEDFPHLHRWFNLIKERPATVRAYDLVQKVNPPKS from the coding sequence ATGATCGACCTGTATTACTGGACCACCCCCAACGGTCACAAGATTTCGTTGTTCCTGGAAGAAGCCGGACTGCCCTACGCGGTACATCCGATCAACATCGGCCAGGGCGACCAGTTCAAGCCAGACTTCCTGAAGATCGCTCCCAACAACCGTATTCCTGCCATTGTCGATCAACAGCCGAGCGACGGTGGTGCGCCGATTTCCCTGTTTGAATCCGGCGCTATCCTGCTGTACCTCGCGGAAAAAACCGGCCAGTTTCTGCCCAAGGACCTGCGCGCTCGCCAGGAAGTACTGCAATGGTTGTTCTGGCAAATGGGCGGCCTGGGCCCAATGGCCGGGCAGAATCACCATTTCAGCCAGTTCGCCCCGGAAAAGATCCCCTACGCCATCAAACGCTACGTCGATGAAACCGCGCGCCTCTATGGCGTGCTGGACCGGCGCCTGGCCGATCGCAGCTTCGTCGCCGGCGAGGCCTACAGCATTGCCGACATGGCGATCTACCCGTGGATCGTGTCCCACAAATGGCAGAGCCAGCGCCTGGAGGATTTCCCCCATCTGCATCGCTGGTTCAACCTGATCAAGGAACGCCCGGCGACGGTGCGGGCCTATGATTTGGTACAGAAGGTCAACCCGCCGAAATCCTGA
- a CDS encoding ABC transporter permease: MFEDLLQTLGLGAFSLQGFGPLLLQGTWMTIKLSVLSLAVSVVLGLLGASAKLSSVALLRIPAQLYTTLIRGVPDLVLMLLIFYSLQTWLTSFTDYMEWEYIEINPFGAGVITLGFIYGAYFTETFRGAILAVPRGQLEAATAYGLTRAQRFRYVTFPQMMRFALPGIGNNWMVMLKATALVSIIGLADVVKAAQDAGKSTYQLFFFLVVAALIYLVITSASNFVLRRLETRYAAGVREAVR, translated from the coding sequence ATGTTTGAAGACCTGCTGCAGACCCTCGGGCTTGGCGCGTTCAGCCTGCAAGGGTTTGGCCCGCTATTGCTGCAAGGCACCTGGATGACCATCAAGCTGTCGGTGCTGTCTCTGGCCGTCAGCGTAGTACTGGGCCTGCTCGGCGCCAGCGCCAAGTTGTCGAGCGTGGCGCTGTTGCGTATCCCCGCCCAGCTCTACACCACCCTGATTCGCGGCGTGCCGGACCTGGTGCTGATGCTGCTGATTTTCTACAGCCTGCAAACCTGGCTGACCAGTTTCACCGACTACATGGAATGGGAATACATCGAGATCAACCCGTTCGGCGCCGGGGTGATTACCCTGGGTTTTATCTACGGTGCGTATTTCACCGAGACTTTTCGCGGCGCGATCCTCGCCGTGCCCCGCGGCCAGTTGGAGGCTGCCACGGCTTATGGCCTCACACGCGCACAGCGCTTTCGCTACGTGACGTTCCCGCAAATGATGCGCTTTGCCCTGCCGGGTATCGGCAATAACTGGATGGTGATGCTCAAGGCCACGGCACTGGTGTCGATCATCGGCCTGGCCGACGTGGTCAAGGCCGCCCAGGACGCGGGCAAAAGTACTTATCAGTTGTTCTTTTTCCTGGTGGTCGCGGCTTTGATCTACCTGGTCATCACCAGCGCGTCCAACTTCGTCCTGCGCAGGCTGGAAACCCGTTACGCCGCCGGCGTACGGGAGGCGGTGCGATGA